The DNA region GGTTCAGTCCAAGTGTCCAGGACGCAGCGCAATGGCAAATTGTTGTGCACCGCGCGGGCTTGTTCTAATTTTCACAAGCCATGCTAATGTGTTGCCAGCTCGACGATTCGAGACATGTTGCCTTTGTGCGACGGGCAATTAGCGGCCATTAGGCGCGCTAAATGCCAAATGATTGTGATCGAGCGAGCTAAACTCGATATTGCCCGATATTAGGAGCGTAGTGATACTGTTATCTAGACAGAGGGAACTGTCACGAATCGGCTAGCGAATGAGCGGTCGCTTCGGCACAGGAATGGATTCACACCCTGCCAGTAACTTCCCCTCTCCAGTTCCGCTTGATCTTTGCCAATTCTCTTGAGCGAAGGCGCGACAGCGCGCGGCGGGAAGTTCTCTTGAGGTTTTGACCCCAGCAACACCGACCGCGGGGTGACTGTCGACGCACATCGCTCGCGCCGCTGTGTGCTGCGCGGGCGGCGTGGCGCGGCATGCGGGAACGCCTTGGCAAGAGCGGAATTAGCCAGATCTCGCGTGCCGGAGGATTGTTGGCAATCACGAGAACCAAAGCGAACAACTCAAGACTTTCGCCAGACGCCTTGATCTTCGCGGCAACCGCGATTAGCCGCGATCCGAGGTGGCAAACCCTTACGGGGAGAACATCATGTTCGACGGACGCGCTATCATATCGCTCATTTCGGAACGCCAGGATCTGGATCAATTCCGCAAAAAGACGTGGACGGGCACGTTTGAAGAATATCTGGATCTGGTGCGCCAGCAGCCCGAAATCACGCGCAACGCCTTTCAGCGGGTTTACGACATGATCTTGTCGTACGGCGTGGATCACTACGAAGAGTTTCGCGAAAAGCGGTTGCACTACCGATTTTTCGACGATCCAGACGACGACGGCGCCGACGCGGTGTTTGGCCTGGACGATGCCACCTGCGCATTGGTCAACGCCTTCAAGAGCGCAGCCAAGGGGTATGGAATTGAGCGCCGCGTGCTGCTATTGCACGGCCCGGTAGGGAGCAGCAAGAGCACCATCGCGCGGCTGCTCAAGAAGGGCCTGGAGCGGTATTCTTCGCGCGACGACGGGGCGTTGTATTCGCTGGGCTGGGTCGACTTGAATGACCCGACCGTCGTGCATGAGTGCCCAATGCATGAAGAGCCGTTGCATTTGATTCCTGAGCGATTCCGCAAGGAGATTGCCGACAGAGTGAACGAGCACCGCATGGAGGGGACCTATCAGGTGCGGATCAACGGAGAAATGTGCCCCTTCTGCCGGTACGTTTATAGCGACCGTTTGAAGCACTACGGTGGCGATTGGACGCGCGTTGTGCAGGATGTGCGAGTGAAGCGGCTATTGCTGAGCGAGAAAGACCGAATTGGCATCGGCACCTTCCAACCGAAAGACGAAAAGAACCAGGACTCGACTGAGCTGACGGGAGACATCAACTACCGCAAGATCGCCGAGTACGGCAGCGACAGCGATCCTCGGGCCTTCAATTTCGATGGCGAGTTCAACGTGGCCAATCGGGGGGTGATCGAGTTTGTCGAGGTGCTCAAGCTGGATGTGGCGTTTTTGTACGACCTTTTGGGCGCCAGCCAGGAGCACAAGGTCAAGCCGAAGAAGTTCGCACAGACCGATATCGACGAGGTGATTATTGGCCATACCAATGAACCCGAGTACCGGCGTCTGCAGAACAACGAGTTCATGGAGGCTCTGCGCGACCGAACGGTGAAGATCGACGTGCCGTACGTCACCAAACTGTCGGACGAGATCAAGATCTACGAAAAGGACTACAACCAGCGCAAGGTTCACGGCAAGCACATCGCACCGCACACGATCGAGATGGCGGCCATGTGGGCCGTGCTGACGCGGCTGGAAGAGCCGAAGAACGCGGGCTTGTCTCTGCTGCAAAAGCTAAAGCTGTACAACGGCAAAAGCCTACCGGGATTCACCGAGGACAACATCAAGGAGTTGCGCGAGGAGGCGACGACCGAAGGAATGCACGGCATTTCGCCGCGCTATGTGCAGGACAAGGTCTCGAACGCTTTGGTGGCGCATCCCGAGGCCAGCTCGATCAATCCTTTCATGGTGCTTAACGAGCTAGAGTCGGGCCTCAAACACCACAGCCTGATCACCAGCGACGAGACGAAGACTCGCTATCGCGAATTGCTGGGAGTGGTCAAGCATGAGTATGAGAACGTAGTGAAGAACGAGGTGCAACGCGCTATCGCGGCTGACGAAGACGCGCTCAAGCGGTTGTGCGCCAACTACATCGACAATGTCAAGGCGTACACGCAGCGTGAGAAAGTGAAGAACAAGTTCACCGGGCAGTACGACGAGCCGGACGAGCGGCTAATGCGCTCGATTGAGGAGAAAATCGACATTCCGGAGGCGCGGAAGGACGACTTCCGCCGGGAGATCATGAACTACATCGGCGCTTTGTCGATCGACGGTCGGACGTTCGACTACAAGACGAACGAGCGACTGTATAAAGCGCTGGAGCTAAAGTTGTTCGAGGACCAGAAGGACACGATCAAGTTGACCAGTCTGGTGTCGAACGTGGTCGACGCCGAAACGCAGGCGAAGATCGACGTGGTGAAGTCACGTTTGATTCGCGATTACGGATACGACGACGAGAGCGCGACGGA from Pirellulales bacterium includes:
- a CDS encoding serine protein kinase, whose amino-acid sequence is MFDGRAIISLISERQDLDQFRKKTWTGTFEEYLDLVRQQPEITRNAFQRVYDMILSYGVDHYEEFREKRLHYRFFDDPDDDGADAVFGLDDATCALVNAFKSAAKGYGIERRVLLLHGPVGSSKSTIARLLKKGLERYSSRDDGALYSLGWVDLNDPTVVHECPMHEEPLHLIPERFRKEIADRVNEHRMEGTYQVRINGEMCPFCRYVYSDRLKHYGGDWTRVVQDVRVKRLLLSEKDRIGIGTFQPKDEKNQDSTELTGDINYRKIAEYGSDSDPRAFNFDGEFNVANRGVIEFVEVLKLDVAFLYDLLGASQEHKVKPKKFAQTDIDEVIIGHTNEPEYRRLQNNEFMEALRDRTVKIDVPYVTKLSDEIKIYEKDYNQRKVHGKHIAPHTIEMAAMWAVLTRLEEPKNAGLSLLQKLKLYNGKSLPGFTEDNIKELREEATTEGMHGISPRYVQDKVSNALVAHPEASSINPFMVLNELESGLKHHSLITSDETKTRYRELLGVVKHEYENVVKNEVQRAIAADEDALKRLCANYIDNVKAYTQREKVKNKFTGQYDEPDERLMRSIEEKIDIPEARKDDFRREIMNYIGALSIDGRTFDYKTNERLYKALELKLFEDQKDTIKLTSLVSNVVDAETQAKIDVVKSRLIRDYGYDDESATDVLHYVASIFARGDVKH